The genomic interval TCTACGGATGGTGTATTGCCGTAAATAATGCCGCTGGAGCGTCAAATACGGCAATAATTGCCGAGTCTTTGGCGGCTCAATGTGCCCGCCCCTTTATATAGAAGGGGAGCCGACCCCGTAGGACCGGCTCCCCCTCCTGTCTGGCTCTGCTCCGCTCAGATCACATCAGTGTGTGAGTCCGCCGACCATCCGGCCTATCGCTTGAGGTTCACGAGCTCTTGCAGCAGTTCGTCGCTCGTCGTGATGACCTTGCTGTTGGCCTGGAAGCCACGCTGAGCGATGATCATTGAGGTGAACTCCTGTGCCAGATCGACGTTCGACATTTCGAGCGCGCCGCTGGTGAGCGTGGACTGGCTGCCTTCGAGGGCAAAGCCGAGCACCGCGCCGCCGGAGTTGGACGACTCCGAGTACATGTTATCGCCCACGCGCAGCAAGCCGGCGGGGTTGTTGAAGTCGGCAAGCGCAATCTGCGCGAGCGCGACGTTGACGCCGTTCGTGAACGCGCCGGTCACTTTCCCGGTGCGATCGATCGTGAAGTTCTGGAGCGTGCCCGAGGTGTAGCCGTCTTGGTCGCGCAGCACGGCGGTGGTGCTGCCCGAGAACTGCGTGAGACCGTTCACGCCGACACCCGGATCCATGGCGATGCTCACCGCGGCAGCGCCGGGCGGAGTAAACGTGATGGTCTGGAGTGTCGGTGACGACATGGTGCCGTCCGTTTGGAACGTAAAGACACCGCCGCCCGCGACCGTGGTGGGGTCCACACCCTGCGCCGCCAGGTCAGCCTTATCAACTTCCCACGTCCACTCACTGTCGTCGGACTTGTACAGATACGCCTTGACGTCGTACTTGGTGCCGAGGGAATCGAAGGTCGTGATCGACGCTTCCGTCCACGACTTGGCATTCGCGGCCACAGCACGCGTATCCGTTCCGAATCCACCGACGAGAGGGTTGCCGGCGCCGGCTCCGTCTGGATCGGTCAGATCAAAGATCGGCGCGGATGCATCGAGGTTGCCGGCGAGCTTGACGCTCGAGGTCGACTTGGCCGCCGTCTTCTGGCCGAACGGAAGCTGAA from Gemmatimonadota bacterium carries:
- a CDS encoding flagellar hook protein FlgE encodes the protein MLRSLFAGVSGLRNHQIRMDVIGNNISNVNTVAFKSGRVTFKEGFAQLLQGGSRPPGDQGGINPVQVGLGMQIGSVDTVFSQGNLETTGLNTDVAIQGDSFFVARKGTQSYYTRAGNFQVDANGKLVSPSNGFVVQGKVAINGVFQEGITDIQLPFGQKTAAKSTSSVKLAGNLDASAPIFDLTDPDGAGAGNPLVGGFGTDTRAVAANAKSWTEASITTFDSLGTKYDVKAYLYKSDDSEWTWEVDKADLAAQGVDPTTVAGGGVFTFQTDGTMSSPTLQTITFTPPGAAAVSIAMDPGVGVNGLTQFSGSTTAVLRDQDGYTSGTLQNFTIDRTGKVTGAFTNGVNVALAQIALADFNNPAGLLRVGDNMYSESSNSGGAVLGFALEGSQSTLTSGALEMSNVDLAQEFTSMIIAQRGFQANSKVITTSDELLQELVNLKR